The following are encoded in a window of Staphylospora marina genomic DNA:
- a CDS encoding YugN family protein: protein MITIQSTIEGMQLRYGDLKRILSTESFQLGGGYEYDHGYMDRPLDLENEHGHHYYLRIPVRTISGELESEEAVVELGTPFLIRHEFVTGNDPTGDIGLVSAVVNQFSKPIPVDQDQIDPQWIDRARSVIASVEKKLKS from the coding sequence ATGATTACGATCCAGTCAACCATCGAAGGAATGCAACTCCGTTATGGTGACTTGAAGCGCATCCTTTCAACCGAATCCTTCCAGCTGGGCGGCGGATATGAGTATGACCACGGATACATGGATCGACCGCTCGACCTGGAAAACGAACACGGTCACCACTATTATCTCCGCATTCCCGTCCGGACCATCAGCGGCGAGCTGGAATCCGAGGAAGCCGTCGTTGAGTTGGGAACTCCCTTCTTGATCCGGCATGAGTTCGTCACGGGAAATGATCCCACGGGAGATATCGGATTGGTGAGTGCAGTGGTCAATCAGTTCAGCAAACCCATCCCCGTTGACCAAGACCAAATCGACCCGCAATGGATCGACCGTGCACGAAGTGTGATCGCATCGGTTGAAAAGAAGCTGAAAAGTTGA
- a CDS encoding glycosyl hydrolase family 18 protein: protein MRNTYKPTGSDAEKEECSAFEHGLVIKRKAIGFIGAGVACSVLSFGVFLLNSPGKRDPHLTAWGPAEAPGSETALQERFRQFGNKTVHAERQGETIGSTPDEPLPLPSEHGGVTKPVPAQTEPRNWQSATDSELIRYWLSSAKVSPTDDSRDSDRLADSMVSYRQVQIAGYRMEADGNVRILNEEFHRTFPAKARAKNPGIRVIASILTPSDADWSDFMSNKQKVQYSAFENLAQFAEKHGFQGLNLEIPQLQADSRDELATFVEQLADALHKKGVRLSVSFKPHLFQLDGNPDPDSAAALKRIGQAADEVTLIQERPDLQKRPGPISPLAWTEQVMNRLTTLVPAHKAFAEYRKDAAHWSNNTLVSRTLSDLLEILEALTGISLRDENGELHASFSIAGYPQVIYAQDLRSMKYKMKQLREKHEKLGGVFIELSSDDESS, encoded by the coding sequence TTGAGAAATACATACAAACCAACCGGTTCCGATGCGGAAAAAGAAGAATGTTCCGCATTTGAACACGGTTTGGTCATCAAGCGCAAAGCCATCGGTTTCATCGGTGCCGGGGTGGCTTGTTCCGTACTGTCTTTCGGCGTATTCCTCCTGAATTCTCCCGGAAAAAGGGATCCCCATCTCACCGCATGGGGTCCGGCCGAGGCCCCGGGCAGTGAAACGGCGCTGCAGGAGCGATTCCGGCAATTCGGCAACAAAACGGTCCATGCCGAAAGGCAAGGTGAAACGATCGGGAGCACGCCCGACGAACCACTGCCTCTTCCTTCGGAACACGGGGGCGTGACCAAACCCGTTCCCGCACAGACCGAACCCCGAAATTGGCAATCGGCGACGGACAGCGAGCTCATCCGGTATTGGCTGTCTTCCGCCAAAGTATCCCCGACGGATGACTCGCGGGATTCCGACAGGCTGGCCGATTCCATGGTCTCCTATCGTCAGGTGCAAATCGCCGGTTATCGGATGGAAGCGGACGGAAATGTACGGATTCTGAATGAGGAGTTTCATCGGACCTTTCCGGCCAAAGCCCGTGCCAAGAACCCCGGAATTCGCGTGATTGCCTCCATTTTGACCCCTTCAGATGCCGACTGGTCGGATTTTATGTCAAATAAACAGAAAGTTCAATACTCAGCATTCGAAAATCTTGCTCAATTCGCTGAAAAACATGGTTTCCAAGGCCTCAACCTGGAGATTCCCCAACTGCAGGCGGACTCCCGGGATGAACTCGCCACGTTCGTGGAACAGCTGGCAGATGCCTTGCACAAAAAGGGAGTTCGACTTTCCGTCTCATTCAAGCCGCATTTGTTCCAGCTTGACGGGAACCCGGACCCCGATTCGGCAGCCGCCCTCAAGCGGATCGGTCAGGCCGCCGACGAAGTGACCTTGATTCAGGAGCGACCGGATCTGCAAAAACGGCCGGGCCCCATCTCCCCGCTTGCCTGGACCGAGCAGGTGATGAACCGCCTCACCACGCTGGTTCCGGCGCACAAAGCGTTTGCGGAATACAGGAAAGATGCCGCCCATTGGTCGAACAACACATTGGTCTCCCGCACCTTGAGCGATTTGCTGGAAATCCTCGAAGCTCTCACGGGCATTTCCCTTCGCGATGAAAACGGAGAACTTCACGCATCTTTCTCCATCGCCGGCTATCCCCAGGTCATCTATGCCCAGGATCTCCGCAGCATGAAGTACAAAATGAAGCAACTCCGGGAGAAACATGAAAAGCTGGGGGGAGTGTTCATCGAGTTGTCAAGCGATGACGAATCTTCGTGA
- a CDS encoding TrkH family potassium uptake protein produces MNQSRSFRQLSPPRVLVIGFAVTILAGAVLLSLPISTESGTALPFIDALFMATSAVCVTGLAVVDPGTTFNRFGEMVILFLIQIGGLGFMTFATFFSYLIGKKIGFRERLILQESFKKVDVQGVVRLMVMVISMTLLIEAVGFVLLSSRFIPEWGWKDGLYYALFHTVSAFTNAGFDLFGERQGPFVSLSHYAADPVVNLTVGVLIILGGIGFIVLLELFDWNKTRMLSLHSKIVLTVTAILIPLGMLVILLMEWENPATLGSLPFGEKLYASGFHAIAPRSGGFSTLDVGGMNEATQFFTVMLMFVGASPGSMGGGIKTTTLAIILLAVWTMLRGRKHVQAFRRQIPADLVYKALTVTVMAGALVILMTMLLTVTEHADLLTALFETVSAFCTVGLSMGLTPLLSPLGKIILIVGMFVGRLGPVTIAYAIAQKQGHQPFRYPEEKPLIG; encoded by the coding sequence GTGAATCAATCAAGATCTTTCAGGCAGCTTTCTCCTCCCCGGGTGCTGGTGATCGGTTTTGCGGTCACCATCCTGGCGGGTGCCGTTCTGCTGAGTTTGCCGATCAGCACGGAAAGCGGAACCGCTCTGCCGTTCATCGATGCTTTGTTCATGGCAACCAGCGCGGTTTGCGTCACGGGTCTGGCGGTGGTCGATCCGGGAACGACGTTCAACAGGTTCGGGGAAATGGTCATCCTCTTCCTGATCCAAATCGGCGGCCTCGGCTTCATGACATTCGCCACCTTTTTTTCTTATTTGATCGGGAAGAAAATCGGATTTCGCGAACGGTTGATCCTTCAGGAATCGTTCAAAAAAGTGGATGTGCAGGGTGTGGTCCGCCTGATGGTGATGGTGATCTCCATGACCCTGTTGATCGAAGCCGTCGGTTTTGTGCTTTTGAGCAGCCGGTTCATCCCGGAATGGGGATGGAAGGACGGATTGTATTATGCCCTTTTTCACACGGTTTCCGCGTTTACCAACGCCGGGTTTGATCTGTTCGGGGAACGGCAAGGTCCTTTCGTCAGCCTGTCCCATTACGCCGCCGACCCGGTCGTCAATCTGACGGTCGGCGTGTTGATCATTTTGGGGGGAATCGGATTCATCGTCCTCCTTGAACTCTTCGACTGGAATAAAACCCGGATGCTCAGCCTGCACTCGAAAATCGTGCTGACGGTCACCGCCATTCTCATTCCGCTCGGGATGCTGGTGATTTTGCTGATGGAGTGGGAAAACCCGGCCACGTTGGGATCCCTCCCCTTCGGGGAAAAACTGTACGCATCCGGGTTCCACGCGATCGCCCCCAGATCGGGAGGGTTCAGTACGCTGGATGTCGGCGGCATGAATGAAGCCACTCAATTCTTCACCGTCATGCTGATGTTTGTGGGAGCGTCTCCCGGTTCGATGGGCGGAGGCATCAAAACCACCACCCTGGCCATCATTCTGTTGGCGGTCTGGACCATGTTGCGGGGACGGAAACATGTGCAGGCATTCAGAAGGCAGATTCCCGCCGACTTGGTGTACAAGGCGCTCACGGTGACGGTGATGGCCGGTGCCTTGGTGATCCTGATGACCATGCTGCTGACGGTGACGGAACATGCGGACTTGCTCACCGCCCTGTTTGAAACCGTATCGGCCTTTTGCACCGTCGGATTGTCCATGGGGCTTACGCCTCTTTTGTCTCCTTTGGGGAAAATCATCCTCATTGTCGGCATGTTTGTCGGACGTCTCGGCCCGGTCACCATTGCCTATGCAATCGCGCAAAAACAGGGACATCAACCTTTCAGATATCCGGAAGAGAAACCGCTCATCGGATGA
- the mnmA gene encoding tRNA 2-thiouridine(34) synthase MnmA — protein MQNKHIRVVVGMSGGVDSSVTAWLLKEQGYDVIGLFMKNWDDTDEFGHCTAAEDFEDVRRVCAKIGIPYYSVNFEREYYRKVFEHFLDEYRKGRTPNPDVLCNREIKFGDFLRKAKSLGADYIATGHYARLEERDGEKWLLRGADPNKDQTYFLWAVPRSQLLQAMFPIGHLHKREVRELAASADLPTARKKDSTGICFIGERNFREFLSQYLPAQPGDIRTLSGEWKGRHHGLMYYTLGQRQGLGIGGGGTGEPWFVVRKDLETNTLYVAQGHDHESLYSRALDASDANWLLPAPPEAPFECTAKFRYRQQDQPVRVIPGPDRTVRVEFKEPQRAVTPGQSVVFYDGEICLGGAVIDRTY, from the coding sequence ATGCAGAACAAACACATACGCGTCGTCGTGGGCATGTCCGGCGGCGTCGATTCGTCCGTCACCGCCTGGCTGCTCAAGGAACAAGGCTATGACGTCATCGGTCTGTTCATGAAAAACTGGGATGACACGGATGAATTCGGTCATTGCACCGCCGCGGAAGACTTCGAGGATGTCCGCCGCGTGTGCGCAAAGATCGGCATCCCTTATTACTCTGTCAATTTTGAACGGGAATATTACCGGAAGGTCTTCGAACACTTTCTGGATGAATACCGCAAAGGGAGAACTCCCAATCCCGACGTGCTGTGCAACCGGGAGATCAAATTCGGCGATTTTCTGAGGAAAGCGAAAAGCCTGGGAGCCGATTACATCGCCACGGGACATTATGCGCGGCTCGAAGAGCGGGACGGGGAAAAATGGTTGCTCCGCGGCGCCGATCCCAACAAGGACCAAACGTATTTCCTGTGGGCGGTTCCCCGTTCGCAGTTGCTCCAGGCCATGTTCCCCATCGGCCATTTGCACAAACGGGAAGTCCGGGAACTGGCCGCCTCGGCGGATCTGCCCACCGCCCGCAAGAAGGACAGCACCGGGATCTGCTTCATCGGCGAGCGCAATTTCCGGGAATTCCTGAGCCAATATCTTCCCGCCCAGCCCGGAGACATCCGGACGCTCTCCGGGGAATGGAAAGGGCGGCACCACGGGCTGATGTACTATACGCTCGGTCAGCGCCAGGGACTGGGGATCGGCGGAGGCGGTACCGGAGAGCCATGGTTCGTCGTTCGCAAGGATCTGGAGACCAACACCCTGTACGTAGCGCAGGGACATGATCACGAATCCCTTTATTCCCGGGCGCTCGATGCCAGCGACGCCAACTGGCTGCTCCCCGCTCCCCCGGAAGCGCCTTTCGAATGCACGGCCAAATTCCGCTACCGGCAACAGGATCAACCCGTGCGGGTCATTCCGGGCCCCGACCGCACCGTGCGGGTGGAATTCAAAGAGCCGCAACGGGCCGTCACTCCCGGTCAATCCGTCGTTTTTTACGACGGAGAGATCTGTCTGGGAGGAGCCGTCATTGACCGCACGTATTGA
- a CDS encoding N,N-dimethylformamidase beta subunit family domain-containing protein: MNRREFLKKASIFTIGAAGFALTGLNKLPLIHAISRKLHHTNTVTPVPHFDPKKARRWLLTLIFEGEVPERIQVYLLSKQEKILGTSSLMLLAAQQKIRKMGNGRFMVKLSVSPESVEPDFIHTRVWTSNLVRLLASSLEPDPDVPSPEYLPDIAGYPARISLAPGEMLELKVHTHQPVYHVEFIRHGAEEKVIHTVRNLPGMKQAVPPYAYRNGARWKTTLRFPIPKTWSTGLYSCRLTDGTGKEFYAPFILKSIDESIPRERRLAVLSSTNTWCAYNTWGGASLYGYRLNEEIRPKHAQMVSLDRPVIEATPMGEPNHLTNAEKLTLAWLETHNIPYTLICDSDLHEDPGILDQFGTLLINTHGEYWTPVMRNALLKFLDRGGNLMTLAGNSIYWKTIIQDHHVEVCKISTHHTLTGEPGGLWRDVGQPESSVLGVQYTTAGYMTFHPYEVKEPDHWVFAGTDLKKGSLFGEKGLNRWGPGASGLETDKMTSVTPKNAVLLAKGTNPDNGGADMIYYDHPGGGGVFSTGSVAYTSSLTVDPIVSQITRNVIRRFTGH; this comes from the coding sequence ATGAACAGACGGGAATTTTTGAAAAAGGCGTCCATCTTTACCATCGGAGCGGCCGGTTTCGCGTTGACCGGCCTGAACAAACTGCCGTTGATCCACGCCATTTCCCGAAAACTGCACCATACCAACACCGTCACTCCCGTTCCCCATTTCGATCCCAAAAAGGCCCGGCGCTGGCTGCTGACTTTGATTTTCGAAGGAGAAGTTCCGGAACGAATCCAGGTGTATCTGTTGTCCAAACAGGAAAAGATCCTGGGCACGAGCTCCCTGATGTTGTTGGCCGCTCAGCAAAAGATCCGGAAGATGGGAAACGGAAGATTTATGGTGAAACTGTCGGTATCGCCGGAGTCGGTGGAACCGGACTTCATCCATACCCGGGTCTGGACGTCCAATCTCGTTCGGCTTTTGGCTTCTTCCCTGGAACCGGACCCTGACGTACCGTCTCCCGAATATCTGCCGGACATCGCCGGATATCCCGCGCGGATCTCCTTGGCTCCCGGTGAGATGCTGGAATTGAAAGTGCATACCCATCAACCTGTGTATCATGTGGAATTCATCCGCCACGGAGCCGAAGAGAAGGTGATTCACACCGTCCGAAACCTTCCGGGAATGAAGCAAGCCGTTCCCCCGTATGCATACCGGAACGGGGCACGCTGGAAGACCACGCTTCGATTTCCGATTCCGAAAACCTGGTCGACGGGGCTGTACAGCTGCCGCCTGACCGACGGTACGGGCAAAGAGTTTTACGCTCCGTTCATCCTGAAATCCATCGACGAATCCATCCCCAGAGAGCGCAGATTGGCCGTTCTTTCGTCCACCAACACCTGGTGCGCCTACAACACCTGGGGAGGGGCATCCCTGTACGGATATCGGCTGAACGAAGAGATCCGCCCGAAACACGCGCAAATGGTCAGCTTGGACCGACCGGTCATCGAAGCCACTCCCATGGGCGAGCCCAACCATCTGACCAATGCGGAAAAATTGACGCTGGCCTGGTTGGAAACTCATAACATCCCTTACACGTTGATCTGTGATTCGGATCTGCATGAAGATCCTGGCATTCTTGATCAATTCGGAACTCTGTTGATCAACACGCACGGCGAATACTGGACTCCGGTGATGCGGAATGCCTTGCTCAAGTTCCTTGATCGCGGAGGAAACCTGATGACGCTCGCCGGCAATTCGATTTATTGGAAAACCATCATTCAGGATCACCATGTGGAGGTCTGCAAAATCTCGACTCACCACACCCTCACCGGAGAACCCGGCGGCCTGTGGAGAGACGTCGGCCAACCGGAATCATCGGTGTTGGGCGTGCAATACACCACGGCCGGCTACATGACGTTCCATCCTTATGAAGTGAAAGAGCCGGATCACTGGGTGTTTGCAGGAACGGATCTGAAAAAAGGAAGTTTGTTCGGAGAAAAAGGGCTCAATCGCTGGGGACCCGGAGCTTCGGGACTGGAAACGGACAAAATGACGTCTGTCACACCGAAAAACGCCGTCTTGTTGGCCAAGGGAACCAATCCGGACAACGGCGGCGCCGATATGATCTATTACGATCATCCGGGAGGAGGAGGGGTGTTTTCAACGGGATCCGTGGCCTACACCAGCAGTCTCACCGTCGACCCGATCGTGAGCCAAATCACCCGGAATGTCATCCGGCGGTTTACCGGACATTGA